The proteins below come from a single Methanothrix thermoacetophila PT genomic window:
- a CDS encoding glycoside hydrolase family 57 protein, with amino-acid sequence MTDISISFEVHQPFRLKKEFFWSGSIFRRTRPHHDFYFDDIENRNVFERVAEKCYLPANRIMLELIKRFSDTDRPFKVAYSLSGVFVEQCRRYRPDVLDTFIEMVDTGNVEILDQTYYHSLTSLFDRKEFREQVRMHRELMWDIFGVKPTIFENTELIYNDEIAAMAEDMGYRGIFAEGVIADPNHVYRPEGCRSISLLLRNYQLTDDIGFRFSSRNWEEFPLTADKYAAWLAATPGRCINLFMDYETFGEHHWPETGIFEFLRCLPGEILKWKNLRFSTPAEIVERVEPSRTVSVRSARSWADLERDTSCWLGNALQWACYTYLQNLQGPSREAGEDTLRIWRLLSLSDHLYYIFTHGGGPGEVHSYFSPYGNPYDAAVTYFSVLSDLHRRLSEILDMADHPFVLSTKDGAEIGTAWSTQGMVNMLSRADTDTLEHHASLGSFATWASQSLGDERLARALRKASKLKGEDLRGALLDALNRRMKRSAKKS; translated from the coding sequence AGCTTCGAAGTCCATCAGCCATTCAGGCTCAAAAAGGAATTCTTTTGGTCAGGCAGCATCTTCCGGAGGACCAGGCCGCATCATGATTTCTACTTTGATGATATAGAGAATCGCAACGTATTCGAGAGGGTGGCAGAGAAGTGCTACCTTCCCGCGAACAGGATCATGCTGGAGCTCATAAAACGTTTCTCTGATACAGATCGCCCGTTCAAGGTCGCATACAGCCTCTCAGGTGTGTTCGTGGAGCAGTGCAGAAGGTACAGACCGGATGTACTGGATACTTTCATAGAGATGGTGGATACCGGCAATGTGGAGATACTCGACCAGACGTACTATCATTCACTCACAAGCCTCTTCGACAGAAAGGAGTTTCGCGAGCAGGTGAGGATGCACAGAGAACTCATGTGGGACATCTTTGGCGTTAAGCCCACAATATTCGAGAACACAGAGCTGATCTACAATGATGAGATCGCGGCGATGGCTGAGGATATGGGCTACAGGGGGATATTCGCAGAGGGCGTCATTGCTGATCCGAATCACGTTTACAGGCCTGAAGGGTGTAGGAGCATCTCACTGCTTCTCAGGAATTACCAGCTCACCGATGACATAGGGTTCAGGTTCTCATCGAGGAACTGGGAGGAGTTCCCGCTCACAGCGGACAAGTATGCAGCATGGCTCGCAGCAACCCCTGGGAGATGCATAAACCTCTTCATGGACTACGAGACCTTTGGGGAGCACCACTGGCCTGAGACGGGGATATTCGAGTTTCTGAGATGCCTTCCCGGAGAGATCCTGAAATGGAAGAATCTGAGATTCTCCACGCCAGCTGAGATCGTTGAGAGAGTGGAGCCCTCGCGCACCGTGAGCGTCAGGAGCGCCAGATCATGGGCGGATCTGGAGAGGGACACAAGCTGCTGGCTCGGGAACGCCCTCCAGTGGGCCTGTTACACATACCTCCAGAATCTCCAGGGACCGTCGCGGGAGGCCGGAGAGGATACGCTCAGAATATGGAGGCTCCTCAGCCTGAGCGATCACCTCTACTACATATTCACACATGGCGGCGGCCCGGGGGAGGTGCACAGCTACTTCAGCCCCTACGGGAATCCGTATGATGCTGCTGTTACATACTTCAGCGTCCTCTCAGACCTTCACCGTCGCCTGTCAGAGATCCTGGACATGGCAGATCATCCATTCGTGCTCTCCACAAAGGATGGCGCAGAGATCGGAACCGCCTGGAGCACACAGGGAATGGTGAATATGCTCAGCAGAGCGGATACGGATACTCTGGAGCATCACGCATCGCTCGGAAGCTTCGCCACATGGGCATCCCAGAGCCTAGGTGACGAGCGCCTTGCCAGAGCACTGAGAAAAGCATCAAAGCTGAAGGGCGAGGATCTCAGGGGTGCTCTGCTGGATGCACTCAACAGGAGAATGAAGAGGTCTGCAAAAAAATCGTGA